The following proteins come from a genomic window of Aequorivita marisscotiae:
- a CDS encoding endonuclease/exonuclease/phosphatase family protein — translation MRKFLNKMIYWGNLLTAFLLLVSFILPYLPPKTFPELALLSLFVSLLIILNILFAVYWAFQLRRRFFVSITVLVISYFYFNVFYEVSSQGDTSQYKNTLKVLSYNVRLFNAYEKDTNGEAFKTFSALLEEQNPDVVCIQEFYKPNGINFSAYPFQYIHFKSEKAKLGHAIFSKYPLANTGAFDFKGTYNNTLYADVIKGTDSIRIYSLHLQSLGIIPRVSFLQESDNEKLRKRVSLAFDKQQEQVASILEHKANTNNHVLICGDFNNTPFSYIYRKLKDGMQDAFRERGNGLGTTFMFEKFPMRIDYIFASEGLDVLTFETVKNTFSDHHAVQATVGW, via the coding sequence ATGCGGAAGTTTCTCAATAAAATGATTTACTGGGGCAATCTGCTCACGGCATTTCTTTTGTTAGTGTCATTTATTCTGCCCTATCTACCTCCAAAAACATTCCCCGAACTCGCATTACTGAGCTTGTTTGTTTCTTTATTAATTATATTGAATATTCTTTTTGCCGTTTATTGGGCTTTTCAATTGCGCAGACGATTTTTTGTGTCGATTACCGTGTTGGTTATTTCGTACTTTTACTTTAATGTTTTTTATGAAGTTTCTTCGCAGGGTGATACTTCGCAATACAAAAACACTTTAAAAGTGCTATCGTACAATGTACGCTTGTTTAATGCGTATGAAAAAGATACAAATGGTGAAGCCTTTAAAACATTTTCAGCTTTGCTCGAGGAACAAAATCCGGATGTTGTTTGTATTCAGGAATTTTACAAACCCAATGGCATAAATTTTTCGGCATATCCGTTTCAATATATTCACTTTAAATCTGAAAAGGCCAAATTGGGTCACGCTATATTTTCTAAATATCCGTTAGCAAATACTGGGGCATTCGATTTTAAAGGAACTTATAATAATACGCTTTACGCCGATGTGATTAAAGGAACAGATTCCATAAGAATTTATAGTCTTCACTTGCAATCCCTCGGCATTATACCGCGGGTGAGTTTTTTGCAGGAAAGCGACAACGAAAAACTCCGAAAACGCGTTTCGCTGGCGTTTGACAAACAGCAGGAACAAGTTGCTTCTATTTTGGAGCATAAAGCAAATACAAACAATCACGTGCTAATCTGCGGCGATTTTAACAATACGCCTTTTTCGTACATCTATCGAAAGTTAAAGGACGGTATGCAAGATGCATTCCGCGAACGCGGCAACGGCTTGGGAACTACCTTTATGTTTGAAAAATTCCCGATGCGAATAGATTATATTTTTGCGTCAGAAGGTTTGGATGTGCTAACTTTTGAAACTGTAAAAAATACATTTTCTGATCACCACGCGGTTCAAGCAACGGTGGGGTGGTAG
- a CDS encoding rhomboid family intramembrane serine protease, whose translation MGRITDTVKFLLILNVLFFIGSQFTGGVAERLFALYYFENPSFQYWQPVTSMFMHANFFHILFNMYALWAFGSPLEMRWGQKKFLFFYFSAGLGSALIYSLVNYYQLHSGMEALLSAGMGQEQIMELLNTGRYNTSILDFVSQDTIQGMYNTYNGMALGASGAVYGVLVAFGLLFPNVELMLIFLPIPIKAKYFIPGIILLDVIFGITGTPTGIAHWAHIGGALFGFVMAWYWKKNSFDNHRWN comes from the coding sequence ATGGGAAGAATAACCGATACTGTAAAATTTTTACTAATTCTTAATGTCCTCTTTTTTATAGGCTCGCAATTTACTGGGGGCGTGGCAGAGCGACTTTTTGCTTTATACTATTTTGAAAATCCGAGCTTCCAGTATTGGCAACCAGTGACATCCATGTTTATGCATGCCAATTTTTTCCATATACTTTTTAACATGTATGCACTTTGGGCCTTTGGTTCGCCTTTGGAAATGCGTTGGGGGCAAAAAAAGTTCCTGTTTTTTTACTTTTCGGCGGGGCTAGGTTCGGCTTTGATTTATAGTTTGGTGAATTACTACCAATTGCACAGCGGTATGGAGGCGCTGCTAAGTGCCGGAATGGGCCAAGAACAAATTATGGAACTCCTGAACACTGGGAGGTATAATACTTCAATTTTAGATTTTGTTTCGCAAGATACTATACAGGGCATGTATAATACATATAACGGAATGGCCTTAGGAGCTTCGGGAGCGGTGTATGGTGTTTTGGTCGCTTTTGGATTGCTATTTCCAAACGTTGAATTAATGCTTATTTTCTTGCCAATTCCTATAAAAGCAAAGTACTTTATTCCCGGCATTATTTTATTGGATGTAATTTTTGGAATTACAGGAACACCAACTGGTATAGCGCATTGGGCGCATATTGGTGGCGCGCTCTTCGGTTTTGTGATGGCTTGGTACTGGAAAAAGAACAGTTTTGATAACCATCGTTGGAATTAA
- a CDS encoding rhomboid family intramembrane serine protease, with translation MAATSLSYKYKTANILVKLIVINVVVYLLVYLGSFILNMSPQYATRWFVLSDDFDTLLFRPWTLITYGFLHYGFLHILFNMLWLYWFGQFVLNLFTGKRLLTIYLLGALFGGLLFVIAYNLFPAFAQSRGFLIGASGAVTAIMVFIATYTPNTEVRIFTFTIKLWHIALVLFLLDLVRIPSSGNAGGLMAHVGGAIFGYVYAVQLAKGNDIGKWFENFMDWIANFFKPRSKKPFKTVHRNTKTASTQSKSKASKSEHQKKVDGILDKIGKSGYDSLTKAEKDFLFKAGKDE, from the coding sequence ATGGCAGCAACCAGTCTATCATATAAATACAAAACCGCCAATATCTTGGTGAAGCTCATTGTAATAAATGTAGTGGTATATCTATTGGTTTATTTAGGGTCATTTATCTTAAATATGAGCCCACAATATGCCACGCGTTGGTTTGTATTGAGCGATGATTTTGACACCCTTTTGTTTCGTCCGTGGACGTTAATTACGTACGGCTTTCTTCATTATGGGTTTTTACATATTTTGTTTAATATGCTGTGGTTGTATTGGTTCGGGCAATTTGTTTTAAACTTATTTACCGGTAAACGACTGCTCACTATTTATTTACTGGGTGCGCTTTTTGGCGGTTTGCTTTTTGTAATAGCTTATAATCTCTTTCCTGCTTTTGCGCAGAGCCGGGGATTTTTAATTGGGGCTTCGGGCGCTGTAACTGCAATTATGGTTTTTATAGCTACTTACACGCCAAATACCGAGGTGCGTATTTTTACCTTCACCATAAAACTTTGGCATATTGCTTTAGTTTTATTTCTTTTGGATTTGGTGCGAATACCTTCTTCAGGAAATGCAGGTGGCTTAATGGCTCACGTGGGTGGCGCTATATTTGGATATGTGTATGCCGTGCAATTGGCAAAAGGAAACGATATAGGAAAATGGTTTGAAAACTTTATGGATTGGATTGCCAATTTCTTTAAACCAAGAAGTAAAAAACCGTTTAAAACGGTTCACCGAAACACAAAAACCGCTTCCACTCAGTCTAAGTCTAAAGCGTCTAAATCTGAACATCAAAAAAAAGTGGATGGCATTTTAGATAAAATTGGAAAGAGCGGGTACGATAGTTTAACCAAAGCGGAAAAAGACTTTCTCTTTAAGGCTGGAAAAGACGAGTAA
- a CDS encoding methylmalonyl-CoA mutase subunit beta — MNKFLFEDFDEVSAKQWKQQIQFDLKGADYNETLVWQSAEGINVKPFYHADDSNENFQPIPGQPNSWKIAQKIFIDEAQIANNIAIDAVNRGAEAIFFTAAKDFEPAAVFKNFPFEKVTVYFEMLFLSEAFCNKLINFFSEKKATVFYNLDIIGNLSRTGNWFHNLKTDHEILDRIYKENSAQNLLAVDVSLYQNAGATIVQQLAYALAHANEYLNLFSITSSAVQRSLLTFKIATGPNYFFEIAKIRALRKLYATLAKEYGANETCHIIASPSKRNKTLYDFNVNLLRSTTECMSAILGGANTIYNIPYDALYHKSNEFGERISRNQLLILKHESYFDAVSNPADGTYYIESLTDELAEKALLLFKEIEKGGGFLQQLKEGIIQKKIKKSAEKEQELFDSGQIKLLGTNYHPNKNDRMKDDLELYPFVKHNPIKTLIAPIVEKRIAEITEQQRLNQEL, encoded by the coding sequence ATGAATAAATTTCTATTTGAAGATTTCGATGAGGTTTCTGCAAAACAGTGGAAACAGCAGATTCAGTTCGATTTAAAGGGTGCGGACTACAACGAAACCTTGGTCTGGCAAAGCGCTGAAGGGATAAATGTGAAACCTTTTTACCATGCAGATGATAGTAACGAAAATTTTCAGCCCATTCCCGGGCAGCCAAATTCGTGGAAGATTGCCCAAAAAATATTTATCGATGAAGCGCAAATAGCCAACAATATTGCTATAGATGCTGTAAACAGAGGCGCAGAGGCAATATTTTTTACCGCAGCAAAAGATTTTGAACCGGCCGCTGTTTTTAAAAACTTTCCTTTTGAAAAGGTTACCGTATATTTTGAAATGTTATTTCTTTCCGAAGCATTTTGCAACAAGTTAATCAATTTCTTTTCAGAAAAAAAGGCAACGGTTTTTTACAATCTCGATATAATAGGAAACCTGTCCCGCACTGGCAATTGGTTCCATAATCTAAAAACGGACCACGAAATTCTAGACCGTATTTATAAAGAAAACTCGGCGCAAAACCTTTTGGCAGTAGATGTAAGTTTATACCAAAACGCAGGTGCAACTATTGTTCAGCAATTGGCCTATGCACTGGCTCATGCCAATGAATACTTAAACCTTTTTTCTATTACCTCGAGCGCAGTCCAGAGATCATTGCTTACGTTCAAAATTGCCACAGGTCCAAACTACTTTTTCGAAATTGCAAAAATTAGAGCCCTGCGTAAACTATACGCAACATTGGCAAAAGAATATGGCGCAAATGAAACTTGCCACATTATTGCCTCGCCATCCAAACGCAACAAAACACTTTACGATTTTAACGTAAACTTGCTGCGCAGTACAACTGAATGTATGAGTGCTATTTTGGGTGGTGCAAACACGATTTACAACATACCTTATGACGCGTTGTACCATAAAAGCAACGAATTTGGCGAACGGATTTCCCGAAACCAATTGCTTATTTTAAAACACGAGAGTTACTTTGATGCCGTAAGCAATCCCGCTGATGGCACGTATTACATTGAAAGTTTAACCGATGAACTTGCCGAAAAAGCACTGCTACTATTTAAAGAAATAGAAAAAGGCGGCGGCTTTCTTCAGCAATTAAAAGAAGGAATAATTCAGAAAAAAATTAAGAAAAGTGCCGAAAAGGAACAAGAGCTTTTTGATAGCGGCCAAATTAAATTGTTGGGTACCAATTACCATCCCAACAAAAACGACCGGATGAAAGACGATTTGGAACTCTACCCTTTTGTAAAACACAACCCGATAAAAACCCTAATTGCCCCAATTGTTGAAAAAAGAATTGCTGAAATCACTGAACAACAACGTTTAAATCAAGAATTATGA
- the udk gene encoding uridine kinase, which yields MLIIGIAGGTGSGKTTVVDQIVAELPVDEVCVISQDSYYHDTSHLSMKERSEINFDHPQAIDFDLLVCHLKKLREGNAFEQPVYSFVEHNRTGETITTYPKKVIIVEGILILSHPDIRDMFDIKIFVHADSDERLIRRLKRDIATRGRDLEEVLHRYQTTLKPMHLQFIEPTKEFADIIIPTNKYNTVAIDVIRSIIHQKISYSES from the coding sequence ATGCTTATAATTGGCATTGCTGGCGGCACTGGCAGCGGAAAAACAACAGTGGTAGACCAAATAGTTGCAGAACTTCCCGTAGATGAAGTGTGTGTTATTTCGCAAGATTCCTATTACCACGATACCAGCCATCTTTCCATGAAGGAGCGTTCAGAAATTAATTTTGACCACCCGCAAGCCATTGACTTCGATTTATTGGTATGCCATCTAAAAAAACTAAGGGAGGGAAATGCTTTTGAACAACCGGTATATTCGTTTGTAGAGCACAATAGAACCGGCGAAACAATTACAACCTACCCTAAAAAGGTAATAATCGTAGAGGGAATTTTGATTTTGTCGCATCCAGATATTCGTGATATGTTTGACATTAAAATCTTTGTACACGCAGACAGCGACGAACGTTTAATACGTAGATTAAAACGAGACATTGCCACCCGAGGTCGCGATTTGGAAGAAGTGCTGCATCGCTACCAAACAACGCTAAAACCTATGCACCTGCAGTTTATCGAGCCAACAAAGGAATTTGCAGATATTATTATTCCTACAAATAAATACAACACCGTAGCAATAGACGTTATAAGAAGTATTATTCATCAAAAAATTAGTTACTCCGAATCGTGA
- a CDS encoding WbqC family protein: MKTILLHPSYFPSIEQMAAVAQAEKVVFEVEDNYQKQTYRNRTFIAHSNGKLLLNIPIKHNKAAKRQKTKEVIVENDFPWQEHHWRSLQSAYRTSPFFEFYEDELEVFFTEPVGHLLAHNLKIFEFLCDIIGIEVEVAKSTSFEKVPAITDLRILVNAKRKSAFQPNTYTQVHQANHPFLPNLSVLDLLFNEGPNTLNYLENAQLPANSTPDS, encoded by the coding sequence ATGAAAACAATTCTGCTACATCCTTCCTATTTTCCGTCTATTGAACAAATGGCGGCAGTGGCTCAGGCTGAGAAAGTGGTTTTTGAAGTAGAAGATAATTACCAAAAACAAACGTACCGAAATCGCACTTTTATAGCCCACAGCAACGGAAAGTTGCTTTTAAATATTCCCATAAAACACAACAAAGCTGCCAAACGCCAAAAAACAAAAGAAGTAATTGTTGAAAATGATTTTCCGTGGCAGGAACATCATTGGCGAAGTTTACAAAGTGCGTACCGTACCTCCCCTTTTTTTGAATTTTACGAAGATGAATTGGAGGTTTTTTTTACCGAACCCGTTGGCCATTTGTTAGCGCACAATCTGAAAATTTTTGAATTTTTATGCGATATTATTGGCATTGAGGTTGAAGTTGCCAAAAGCACCTCATTCGAAAAAGTACCTGCCATTACCGATTTGCGTATTTTGGTAAATGCCAAGAGAAAATCTGCCTTTCAACCGAACACCTATACGCAAGTTCATCAGGCAAATCATCCCTTTTTGCCAAATCTTTCGGTTTTGGATTTGCTTTTCAATGAAGGACCAAATACGCTCAATTATTTAGAAAATGCCCAACTTCCCGCAAATTCTACCCCCGACAGCTAG
- the nadC gene encoding carboxylating nicotinate-nucleotide diphosphorylase yields MISEKQFNKEIDIIIANAIREDVGDGDHSSLACISEDARGSAKLLVKDEGIIAGVELARQIFEYVDPGLKLDIKIEDGSSVKYGDVAFYVTGLSQSILKSERLVLNAMQRMSAIATKTNSYVKLLEGTKTKILDTRKTTPGIRALEKWAVKIGGGENHRFALYDMVMLKDNHIDFCGGITKAIAKTKEYLESRHLDLKIIVEARNLNEIDEILESEGVYRILIDNFNYEDTRKAVERINGKCLTESSGGITLDTVRKYAECGVDYISSGALTHSVYNMDLSLKAV; encoded by the coding sequence ATGATTTCAGAAAAACAATTCAACAAAGAAATAGATATTATCATTGCCAATGCCATTCGTGAAGATGTAGGCGATGGCGATCACAGTTCTTTGGCATGCATTTCAGAAGACGCTAGGGGCTCGGCAAAACTCTTAGTAAAAGATGAAGGAATTATTGCCGGTGTAGAACTTGCCCGACAAATATTTGAATATGTAGATCCCGGTTTAAAACTCGATATTAAAATAGAGGATGGAAGCTCGGTAAAATATGGCGATGTAGCTTTTTATGTTACGGGTTTGTCGCAATCTATTTTAAAATCGGAACGGTTGGTGCTAAATGCTATGCAGCGTATGAGCGCCATTGCCACCAAAACAAATAGCTATGTAAAATTGTTGGAAGGAACCAAAACAAAAATTCTGGATACGCGCAAAACCACCCCGGGTATTCGGGCTTTGGAAAAATGGGCGGTAAAAATTGGAGGGGGAGAAAATCACCGTTTTGCACTTTATGATATGGTTATGCTCAAGGACAACCATATTGATTTTTGTGGCGGAATAACCAAGGCAATTGCTAAAACCAAGGAATATTTAGAGAGTCGCCATTTAGATCTTAAAATAATTGTTGAAGCTAGAAATCTGAACGAAATTGATGAGATATTAGAGAGCGAGGGGGTGTATAGAATTTTAATAGATAACTTTAATTATGAAGATACCCGAAAGGCTGTAGAACGCATTAATGGTAAATGCCTAACGGAATCGAGCGGTGGAATTACCCTTGATACCGTACGGAAATACGCCGAATGTGGTGTAGATTATATTTCCAGTGGTGCTTTAACACATTCGGTTTACAATATGGATTTGAGCCTAAAAGCTGTTTAA
- a CDS encoding FtsB family cell division protein — translation MKFSELKQNKWFRFISNKYVLILVLFIVWMIFFDANSYLIHRELDNEIDGLEDNAEFYQNEINTDKSFIEKMKDSNEMEKFAREKYYLKKENEDIYIIEHEDSIKKEEKR, via the coding sequence GTGAAATTTTCTGAATTAAAACAAAACAAATGGTTTAGATTTATAAGCAATAAATACGTGCTTATTTTAGTCTTGTTTATTGTTTGGATGATTTTTTTCGACGCTAACTCGTATCTTATACATCGTGAGTTGGACAATGAAATAGATGGTTTGGAGGACAATGCTGAATTTTATCAAAACGAAATAAATACCGATAAAAGTTTTATCGAAAAAATGAAGGATAGCAATGAGATGGAAAAATTTGCCCGCGAGAAATACTATTTAAAAAAAGAGAACGAAGATATTTATATAATTGAACACGAAGACAGCATCAAAAAAGAAGAAAAGCGATGA
- a CDS encoding DUF6122 family protein, with the protein MLQTFVHYALHFLVPGLIAYIFFRKEWKKAWLIMLATMLVDLDHLLASPIFDPGRCSINFHPLHTYWAMAVYVVLLFFKKTRIIAVGLLFHMLTDYIDCQWN; encoded by the coding sequence ATGCTCCAAACGTTTGTACATTACGCCCTGCATTTTTTGGTTCCAGGGTTGATTGCTTATATTTTTTTCAGAAAAGAGTGGAAAAAAGCTTGGCTCATAATGCTGGCAACCATGTTGGTAGATCTGGATCATCTTTTGGCCAGCCCAATTTTTGACCCAGGCCGCTGTAGCATCAACTTTCATCCGCTGCACACTTATTGGGCAATGGCAGTATATGTAGTTTTATTATTTTTTAAAAAGACAAGAATCATCGCCGTAGGACTATTATTCCACATGCTAACAGATTACATAGATTGTCAATGGAATTGA
- the scpA gene encoding methylmalonyl-CoA mutase, translating into MDRRSLEHIELKKIDDGKKNTDVPKHSESETFLTAEDIEIKKHYDKEDTASIKHLNFVAGIAPNLRGPYSTMYVRRPWTIRQYAGFSTAEDSNAFYRRNLAAGQKGLSVAFDLATHRGYDSDHPRVEGDVGKAGVAIDSVEDMKILFDQIPLDKMSVSMTMNGAVLPIMAFYIVAAEEQGVSPKDLAGTIQNDILKEFMVRNTYIYPPTPSMKIISDIFEFTSKNMPKFNSISISGYHMQEAGATADIELAYTLADGLEYIRTGLKAGMDIDTFAPRLSFFWGIGMNHFMEIAKMRAARMLWAKIVKQFNPKSEKSLSLRTHCQTSGWSLTEQDPFNNVARTVIEAAAAVFGGTQSLHTNALDEAIALPTDFSARIARNTQIFLQTETHITKTVDPWAGSYYVENLTNEIANKAWALIEEVEELGGMTKAIEAGIPKLRIEEASARKQARIDSGQDIIVGVNKYRLAKEDPLQILDVDNQKVRTSQIERLERIKATRDSEKVKKALADITDCAKTGRGNLLALAVEAARHRATLGEISSAMEKEFGRYKAQIRSFNGVYSKEMKKDPSFDKARQMADKFAELEGRRPRIMIAKMGQDGHDRGAKVVATGYADVGFDVDIGPLFQTPAEAAKQAVENDVHILGVSSLAAGHKTLVPQVIEALKKYGREDIMVIVGGVIPAQDYQYLFDAGAVAVYGPGTRISDAAIEMLGVLIEGVE; encoded by the coding sequence ATGGATAGGAGAAGTTTAGAGCACATAGAATTGAAAAAAATTGACGACGGAAAAAAGAACACGGATGTACCTAAACATAGCGAGTCTGAAACCTTTTTGACGGCTGAAGATATCGAGATTAAGAAGCATTACGACAAAGAAGATACGGCTAGTATTAAACATTTAAATTTCGTTGCCGGAATAGCACCAAATCTTCGGGGTCCATATTCAACCATGTATGTGCGCCGCCCTTGGACGATTCGCCAATACGCAGGTTTTTCAACGGCAGAAGATAGCAATGCTTTTTATAGAAGAAACCTTGCCGCAGGCCAAAAAGGGCTATCAGTAGCTTTTGATCTTGCAACGCATAGAGGCTATGATAGCGACCATCCCAGAGTAGAGGGCGACGTAGGCAAAGCGGGTGTAGCCATAGATAGTGTGGAGGATATGAAAATTTTGTTCGATCAAATTCCGCTCGACAAAATGAGCGTTTCCATGACGATGAATGGCGCCGTGCTTCCTATTATGGCTTTTTATATTGTTGCCGCGGAAGAACAGGGCGTTTCTCCAAAAGATTTGGCGGGAACAATTCAAAATGACATCTTAAAGGAGTTTATGGTGCGAAACACGTATATATATCCACCTACACCATCCATGAAAATTATAAGCGATATTTTTGAGTTTACGTCCAAAAATATGCCGAAATTTAATAGTATTTCCATTTCGGGTTATCATATGCAAGAAGCGGGAGCTACCGCAGATATTGAACTGGCATACACCCTTGCAGATGGTTTAGAGTATATTCGCACTGGGTTAAAAGCCGGAATGGATATAGATACCTTTGCTCCCCGTCTTTCTTTTTTTTGGGGCATAGGAATGAACCATTTTATGGAAATCGCTAAAATGCGAGCCGCAAGAATGCTTTGGGCAAAAATTGTAAAACAGTTCAACCCTAAAAGTGAAAAATCGCTTTCGTTACGTACGCATTGCCAAACAAGCGGTTGGAGCCTTACCGAACAAGATCCCTTTAACAATGTTGCTCGTACTGTTATTGAAGCAGCAGCAGCTGTTTTTGGGGGAACGCAATCGTTGCATACCAATGCATTAGATGAAGCCATTGCGCTACCAACAGATTTTTCGGCTCGAATAGCGCGAAATACGCAGATTTTTCTTCAAACTGAAACTCATATCACCAAAACGGTAGATCCTTGGGCGGGCAGTTATTATGTGGAAAACCTTACCAACGAAATTGCAAATAAAGCTTGGGCACTTATAGAAGAAGTAGAAGAGTTGGGCGGAATGACCAAAGCCATTGAAGCTGGAATCCCCAAACTTCGCATAGAGGAAGCTTCGGCAAGAAAGCAAGCGCGTATTGATAGCGGACAGGACATTATTGTTGGTGTTAACAAATATAGACTGGCGAAGGAAGACCCACTTCAGATTTTGGATGTGGACAACCAAAAAGTGCGTACCTCCCAGATTGAGCGACTTGAGCGAATAAAAGCCACCCGCGACAGCGAAAAAGTTAAGAAAGCTTTGGCAGATATTACCGACTGTGCCAAAACAGGTCGGGGAAATTTATTAGCTTTAGCCGTAGAAGCCGCGCGCCACAGGGCAACCTTGGGTGAAATTTCCAGCGCGATGGAAAAGGAATTCGGTAGGTATAAGGCACAAATACGATCGTTTAACGGCGTGTACAGCAAAGAGATGAAAAAAGACCCAAGTTTTGATAAAGCCAGACAAATGGCAGACAAGTTCGCAGAGCTTGAGGGCCGCCGTCCTCGAATTATGATTGCCAAAATGGGGCAAGACGGGCACGATCGCGGCGCCAAAGTAGTAGCCACTGGCTATGCCGATGTAGGTTTTGATGTGGATATCGGACCCCTTTTCCAAACCCCCGCCGAAGCCGCCAAACAAGCCGTGGAAAATGATGTGCACATCCTCGGCGTTTCCTCCCTTGCTGCAGGTCACAAAACCCTTGTACCACAAGTTATTGAAGCCTTAAAAAAGTACGGTCGCGAAGATATTATGGTCATTGTGGGAGGCGTAATACCAGCGCAGGATTACCAATACCTTTTTGATGCCGGCGCTGTTGCGGTTTATGGTCCAGGCACCCGAATTAGTGATGCCGCGATTGAAATGTTGGGGGTTTTGATTGAGGGGGTGGAGTGA
- the rlmH gene encoding 23S rRNA (pseudouridine(1915)-N(3))-methyltransferase RlmH: protein MKITLLAIGKTDNKQLQVLIDDYTKRLGFYVSFEMEVIPDIKKAKNLSETLQKQAEGEEILKRISTADVLILLDEKGKSHTSIGFANFLQKKMNSGLKNLVFVIGGPYGFSDAVYERANGKVSLSSMTFSHQMVRLFFIEQLYRGFTILRNEPYHHK, encoded by the coding sequence ATGAAAATTACATTACTGGCCATAGGAAAAACCGACAATAAACAATTGCAGGTTTTAATAGACGATTATACCAAGCGTTTGGGGTTTTATGTTTCGTTTGAAATGGAAGTGATACCCGATATTAAAAAAGCAAAAAATCTTTCCGAAACGCTTCAAAAACAGGCTGAAGGCGAAGAAATTTTAAAACGAATCTCCACGGCCGATGTGTTAATTCTACTTGACGAAAAAGGGAAGAGCCACACCTCCATTGGCTTTGCGAATTTTTTGCAAAAGAAAATGAATAGCGGTCTTAAAAACCTCGTCTTCGTAATTGGTGGGCCCTATGGATTTAGCGATGCAGTTTATGAACGCGCCAATGGTAAAGTTTCACTTTCATCCATGACCTTTTCACACCAAATGGTTCGACTTTTTTTTATTGAACAACTTTATCGCGGATTTACTATTTTGAGGAATGAACCGTATCACCATAAGTAG